The Peribacillus simplex genome contains the following window.
CATCAAACTCCGTCAAAGATAACACGTTTTGAATGATTGGTATAATATTCTTCGTTTCCAATATCAACGACTGTGGTTTGGCCAATTGTAAGAATTCTTCAACTATCTCATTCACACGATTGATTTCATCCATAATAATTTCTAGATATTCTTGTTTATTTTCATCTGTTTCATCTAATTGCAAAAATTCTGTATACCCTTTCATGGAGGTCAGCGGATTTCGTATTTCATGTGCAACACCAGCAGCAAGCTGACCGACGGCAGCCAATTTATCCTGCCGATGGAGCATTTCTTCCGATTGTTTACGCTCAGTTATATCATGTCTAAGTGCCAAAAATTGAAATGGCTTACCTTCTTCGCTGAAAAATGGAACAATTGTTGTATCGACCCAATAAAAACTGCCATCCTTCGCCCTGTTTCTAATTTCACCTTTCCAAACCTTGCGTTGATGTATGGTCTTCCACATTTCATCAAAAAATTCCTTTGAATGGAATCCGGAATTAACCAAATTATGAGTATGGCCGATCAATTCAGTTCTCTTGTAGCCGGAAACCTCCGAGAACTTTTCATTTACTTCAATAATGACCCCTTTATCATCGGTAATCGCCACTATCGAGGATTGGTTGATGGCATAATGCATATCCTCCAGTTCTTTGATTGAACCCTTTAAAGCATTTTCTGCTTTTTTACGACTGGTAATATCCGAACGGATGGAAATATATTGATAGGGTTTGCCCCTTTTCATAAAAGGAACGATGGTTGTTTCCACCCAATAAACATCACCATCTTTAGCCCGATTGCATATTTCACCATTCCATGTTTTGCCCTGGCTGATCGTTAGCCATAAGTCAGTGAAAAATTCTTTTGCATGATAACCCGAATTGATGATGGAATGGTTTTTCCCTATTAGTTCATGTTCTTCATATTGAGATATTTCCAGGAATTTTTCGTTAACATATGTAATGATTCCTTTTGCATCCGTGATGGCGACGATCGCCGATTGATCTAAAGCATAACGGATATCGCTCACAGTATTATCACTTCTTGCCAACCTCCGGCCTACGATCGTACTTGAAGCAATCAAGCTGGCAAGGATGAACAATGAGACAAAGCAAGTTAGATAAAGCATAAAAGGAGTGAGTGGAACAAATTCACCCGTTACATTTTTACCATCCATCGGTAACACTCTCAAAAAAAGATAGTATCCTTCAATGATTGCCCCGCTCATCATGAGAGTACTGACTGGCTTTAGTGAGGATTGACTTAATTTATTAAAATAAAATAATATTGCTAGCGCTGCTACAAATAAACTAAAGACACTGAAAAGCGTACTGGCGACCAACAATCTGCTAAATTGCAAAGAGTGGTTTAAAGAAGACGTGCCCATAATATAATTGGATAATATCGCCACAGTAAACATGAAACCGCAAAAAACGATTTGCAGTATTTGTGTTTTATATGATATCGCCAATAACCCAACCCCTGCGAGAGCAATCGCTAAAACTAATGAAAAAATTATTGTAAAAAAGTTGAATGCTGCCACCCCAGAATTATCAAGGGTTAATATGACAACAAAGTTAAGCATCCAAATAGCCACTCCCATAGAGCAGCTGCTCCCTATATACAATAGGCGTTTATATTTCTCGGTCGTCAGTAACGATGTCAGTAAATCCAACGCCGTATAACACGCCATTATTAACAAAAGTACCGCAATCATAAAGAGGACAGGATTTGATGCCACAATTGATTGTTCCATTTTTTTCTTGATCACCTCTACCGTTCTATTCTCCTATATTGTAATGGAAATTCATAGTACCTCCAAGGTTTTTTATTTCCTTATTCCTATATATTTACACACAAAATCCTTGGTGTCCCACACATCACATGAAAATGGAGTTTTTTTCATAAATTCAATAAAATGAGAAATACTATTCTTTTGTATAGAGTAAAATAAAAATACATGATAATGACAAGCATTCACAACCTGCTTCATCATCGCATGACATACTCAATAACAAAAAGAATTATTCAGAAACATTTAATTAAGAATGTTAATTTCTTTATTTAATTATACCTATAGGTTTATAATTAAATAGAACGTATATAGAGAGAAGGAGTGGGGGGCATGATTATGTCAGACCTGGCAGGTGCAAGTACAACAGAAATTATGCACAAGAAGACCCAGCATAAAAAATTAACACTGAGACAAATATTACAGAGAGGACTTTTAATTACGATCGGTGCCGTTTTAATGGCTGTCGGCCTCGAGATTTTTTTAGTGCCGAATAACGTAATCGACGGAGGCATAACGGGAATATCGATTATGTTGTCTTACATTACGGGATGGAAACTTGGTATTTTTCTTTTCGTTTTGAATCTTCCTTTCTTTTTTATCGGTTATAAACAAATTGGAAAAACCTTCGCATTATCTACTCTGTATGGGATTTTAGTCCTTTCTATTACCACTGCATTGCTTCATCACGTACCAGCTTTCACTCAAGATATCCTCCTAGCATCCGCTTTTGGCGGAATGATTCTTGGCATTGGTGTTGGAATGGTCATTCGATATGGCGGCTCATTGGATGGTACAGAAATACTTGCTATACTCGCTAGCAAGAAGATCCCTTTTTCCGTTGGGGAGATCGTCATGTTTTTTAATTTATTCATCCTTGGCAGTGCAGGCTTCGTTTTCTCATGGGATCGCGCCATGTATTCGATCATAGCTTACTTCGTAGCTTATAAAACGATGGATATCGTCATCGCTGGTTTGGATGAGTCCAAATTTGTTTGGATTATCAGTGATGAATTTGGTGATATCGGCGACGCCATAATGAATCGCCTTGGACGCGGCGTAACATTTTTAGCTGGCGAAGGTGCTTATTCTGGTGATGATAAAAAAGTCATCTTTTGTGTAATAAACAGGCTTGAGGAAGCTAAACTTAAAGATATAGTCAAAAGCTTTGACCCTTCTGCATTTCTTGCCGTAGGGGATATCGCGGAAGTTCGGGGCGGCCGATTCAAGAAAAAAGATATTCACTAATCATTCACCTGCTTTTTGCTTCAAACAATTGGCAAAAAGATAAAAAAAGCTGAAGGGATAATCCCCTTCAGCTTTTTTTATACAGTCTTAATAGTTTCTTGGATTGTTGATTGCTTGAAGCATTCTGGTGCCGGGTTTCATCTCGCTGCTACATAACGGACAAACGTGTTCATCATTACTTGTAAAGTTATCGCGAATCCAACCTTTGCAATCTTCTGATGTACATTCCCACACCTTTGTTTCTTCAGGAATGATTTCTTCCGTATTATTTCTTCTATACATGTATCTCACTCCTTAGAATTGAATTGACTTCGTCATGCATAACAGATCACAAGCCATAAAGATAAAAGAAGAATAGATGGCGATTAATCTAAATAGTGAGTAAATACCCATTCGCTTAACCATTGATTATTGTTCATTACACCCAAATTTTCCGAGTGGAAAGAACTTAAGATTACGACATGAATTTTTAATGTCTCAGTAACCATTATATCATATATATGCTTTTTATATTTGAGTAAAGATTCTAAAGTAGAAATGATTCCTTAAATCTCAGTTTTTTTTAATCAGATAATAAATGAAACACAGCCCCTGACTTACCCTTCAAGATAATAGAGACTGCGCTGTTCAAGAATCCATTCCATATGGTTCTTCCTGCTCGATCGGATAAACAATTCAAAGTGAATCGAGCATGAGAGTAATTTTAGTGCCAAAACCTAAAACAATGAAAGCCCTGCCTCTCTCCCATCCATACGGTTCCTAGACCGTGCCTGCGAGAATCAGATAAAAGCTTGTAAGTACATGTTTATTAATTAAAACCGTCCGTAATTCCAATTGGGAAAATTAAATTCCAAAAGATAAATGGTACATAGAAGTAAGTTAATGAAGAACAGAAATGGATCGAGGAAAATACTTGGTAATAAGATGTATTTCATTTTTCTAGATGTGTTTAACTTGTTTCTACTCCATCATGAAAATGATGGAAAATTATTTTATTAATAAAAATGTTACTTTAAATTACCCTCCAGCGTTTTCTTAACAACACTGAAATTATATCTTATCATATATATTTATATATGTAAAGCATTAAACCAGATTTCACTCCGGCATACTTCTTTCAAGCAAAAAAAATAAAGAGGCATAATTCACCTCTTTTATTTAAATGCATTATACTCATTTTCAATTTTTGGGAGTTCCCTGACTTCCTCGACTAATTGACTACCGCACATTGGGCAATCATAGTTTTCCGATGCAAAATCTTTTCTCATCCAACCATTACAATCTGCTGATCCGCACGCATATACTATCGTATCTTCCATAACGATTTCTGGTTCCTCTGAATTCTTTTTACCAAAATACATGAGCAACCTCCTCTTTTTTATATAAAGACTCTGATTAAAGGCGCGAAATCCACCTTTTTATCATTCCTAGTATACGCATTAAACCAAATTCTTATTTATTCATTGAAAAAATATTCCAAAAGCCTAATCACCTATGCGTTTTCCAATCCTGCTTTAACCAAGATCGCTTTAATCATAAAGTAGGAAAAGTGCTCAGGTAAGGCTTCTTTTAGCGGTTTTAGTTTTTCAGAATCCAATTGTTTCGCAGTTTCCAATACAAGGTCATACTCTTTATCCGAGAAAATCCCTTCCCATTTGATATCCAAATGTTCCTCTGCACACTTTAATAAATGATTTTCAATTGAAATGGAAGACAGACCTCTCATTGTCCCGATTTCCTTGATTGATTTGCCTTCCTGATATAAGCGATAGCTTTCTAAATGTGATGGCGTAGTGCTTCTCTTTACTGCTTCCTTTGTAACCATTATATTCGTTTCTAATTCAGGATGTGCCTGTACATAATGGGAAATTCCTTCTAGGAACACGGTGCCGAAGCGTTCGAACTTCTGGGTGCCCACCCCTTTTACTTCTAGGAATTCCTGTTCTGTTTTCGGCAGTTTGACGGCCATATCTTTCAAAGATGCATCGGAAAAAATAATGAATGGAGGTACATTTTCCTTACCTGCCAATTCTTTTCTTAACTGTCTCAACTCATTGAATAACCCATGATCTACACTGATGCTGCTTACTTTTTTTATTTCTTTACGCAGGACCTTTTTCTGTCCCAACAGCACTTCCCTGCCAGCATTGGTCACTTTAAGGACTGGAAATTGGCCCCCGGTCATTTCGATATACTGTTTCGCTGTAAGGAAATCAATGAAATCGCCTACATCCTTTGCAGATTGATTATTGATGATTCCATAGGTTGAAAGCTTCTGAAAGCCGAACTCTTCAATTTTCTTATTTCGTGATCCCGTAAGCACTTGGGAGATCATCGTTTTACCGAATCGCTCACCCATTCGCAACATGCATGAAAGGACCATCTGTGCCTGTGTAGTTACTTCAATAGAGTCACGTTTATCTGTACAATTTTCACAATGACCGCAATCCTCAGGATTTTCCTCTCCAAAGTATTGAAGAATGAAGGCTTGCAAACACCCTTCAGTAAAACAATAATCCTTCATTTTGTTCAACTTCTTCAATTCCTGTGATTGCCACTCCTGGGAAGGGTTTGATTGATCAATCAGAAAACGCTGAATCTGCATATCCTGGGGGGAATACAAAAGGATGCATTCACTCTCCAAACCATCCCTTCCTGCACGACCTGCTTCCTGATAATAACTCTCCATGTTCTTTGGAGTTTGGTAATGGATGACGTATCTGACATTAGACTTATCGATTCCCATCCCAAATGCAGATGTCGCTACCATTAAAGGAACGTCATCACGAATGAATTGGTCTTGCTGTTCCGAACGGTCTTGTTCATTCATGCCAGCGTGGTATCGACCTGTCTTGAATCCGGCTTTATTAAGCTTGGCATGCAACGAATCGACTTCTTTCCTAGTGGCTGCATATATGATACCCGACTCATTCTTGTTTTTCTCTATATAGCGCATTAAAAAACGTCCGCGGTTTTCTTCTTTCACAACGGAAAAGAACAAGTTATCTCTTGAAAATCCCGTTGATATTGTATGCTGCCCTGATATTCCGAGCGACTGACAAATATCATCGGTTACATGCGGTGTGGCTGTTGCCGTTAATGCCAGTACAGCAGGAGCTGATGGCATGTTTTTCAATAAGGTCTTGATTTTTAAATAGCTTGGTCTGAAGTCATGGCCCCATTGAGATATGCAATGGGCTTCATCAATGGCCACCAATGAAATGTCCACATTAAATAAATCCTGTTGAAATGCAGCATTTTCCAAACGTTCCGGTGCCACATAAACCAACTTATATCTTCCTTGCTTAATATCGTTCATTCTATTGGATGATTCTAACCCCGAAATGGAGCTATTAAGAAATGTGGCATCAATCCCGTTTTGTTCGAGGGCATCTACTTGGTCCTTCATCAAGGAAATAAGTGGGGATATCACGAGTGTTACACCAGGTAACAAGAGGGCCGGGATTTGGTAACATATTGATTTACCTCCGCCAGTAGGCATGATTCCCGCTGTGTTTATTCCTCCCAACACCTGTTCGATAATCTGTTCCTGACCTTTTCGGAATGACTCATAACCAAAATATTCCTGTAAATATTCACGTGCTTTTTCCATCAATTTACTACTCCTCCTATTTACCTTGTAAGGATCGGTAAGGATCTATTTCTTTCATTGTACCTGCTTTTCCCGTGAACCAAAAGGACAAAAAGAGTAGACACATTAAATCTCCGTGTCTACTCTTTTCGATATATAAACATGTTTTGCATGGATGAATTAATTTAAGACTTGCAATTTAACGTTTTTAACGCCCCAATTCACGGCATCCTTTTCGTTTGGTATAAAAATGTCCACTCTATTTCCTTTGATAGCACTGCCCGTATCTGCTGCCGTGGCGTAGCCATAACCCTCTATATAAACTTTCGATCCAAGTGGAATGACTGATGGGTCCACGGAAATTACTTTAGCATCAGGATTAGCCTTCAAGTCGACCCCTGTGGCTGTTGTACCGCTGCAGCCTTGACAATCAGCCGTATAGGCAGTTGCTCTAACAGTTATCTCTTTTTTAATTCCTGCTTGATCCTTGGAATCATTGTTTGTTTCAGCTGGTTCCGATTGTGCAGCTGGCTTTGATTGCTCTGCTGGCTTTGATTGTTCTGCTGGCTTTGATTGTTCTGCTGGCTTTGATTGTTCTGCTGGCTTTGATTGTTCAACTGGCTTTGATTGTTCTGCTGACTTTGATTGTTCAACTGGCTTTGATTGTTCTGCTGGTGCAGCTTGCTCTGATTTTTGCTCAGGCCCAACACTCGCCGCTTCGACTTTGTTAGCCGCAGGTTTAATGACCAATTCTTGATCAGGATGGATTGTATCTGAATTTAAACCGTTCCAAGATTTAATATCATTTACCGCTACATCATATTTGTCTGCAATTTCCGATAATGTGTCTCCTGACTTGACTTTATAATGCTCTTCTTGAGAAATATGTAAGGTTCCTCCGGCATAAATCATGTCTGAAGACAAATCGTTCCAAGACTTAATATCTTCTATTGATACTTTATATGTTTGAGATATCCCCCATAATGTGTCTCCATCTTTCACTTTGACATCTTCTGCATGTACCGGAATTGTGAAAGCACCGGATATTGCAGCCGCTGCCGCTAACGATAAGATTGATTTTTTCATATGTTGTTACCTCCTTGTGAGCTGCTTTATAAGCTAACGAGTTCAATCTTAACATAGTTTTTTTCTATACAAAGAACAAACAGATAAAGAATAGATGACAAACATCACAGGAAGATAACGGGACTATAACAAGATATTTTAATATTCTGAAAACACATCTTTTTCCAGTTATCTCCCATATCATACTAATGGAGTCATATTATGTATTACCCAAGCATAATAATTAGAGGCTACATCTATACAAAGGAGGTATTTTTTTGACTCGCGAAAAGACTTTTACCTTAGTTAAATCATACAAACCTTTCCATAGTAAATTCGATCCGTGCCCACCTATTGGGAGAAAGTATTTCAGGACACCTCCTAATTTGTATATTAATTTTCAACCGCCGAATTTGGAGCAGTTCACACCGGAGGAAGCTTTGAAATACGGTACACTTTGGAAGTTCTTTTATGATTTCTATGATAATCCATATCGGGAAAGGGAGACGTAAATGAATAAGAAACTGGATGATGAATATTATCAGCTGCTTGAACAAATACAGGCTGCGGATTTCGTACTTGTCGAGTTGACTCATTATTTGGATACACATCCTAACGACCAGCAAGCATTACAGCAATTCAATCAATTTCATGAATATTCCAAACAATTGAAATCGGTTTTTGAGCCTAAATACGGTCCCTTATTGGGTTTTGGAAACAGTCCAGGCGGTGAAAATAAATGGGAATGGGGCCAAGGCCCTTGGCCATGGCAGGTATAAGGAGAGATATCTATGTGGGTGTATGAAAAGAAACTGCAATATCCAGTTAAAGTAAGAGACTGTAATCCTAGATTGGCAAAATATTTAATAGAACAATACGGGGGTGCTGATGGTGAATTGGCTGCAGCACTCCGTTACTTAAATCAACGATATACAATACCCGATAAAGTCATCGGATTACTTACGGATATCGGAACGGAAGAATTCGCTCACCTGGAAATGATTGCCACCATGGTTTATAAGCTTACAAAGGACGCCACACCACAGCAGATGGTTGCAGCAGGTCTTGGCGAACATTATGCGAATCATGATGGTGCCCTTTTCTATCAAAATGCAGCAGGTGATCCATGGACAGCCACATACATCCAAGCTAAAGGCGATCCTATTGCTGATTTATATGAAGATATTGCCGCTGAAGAGAAAGCTCGTGCAACCTATCAATGGTTGATTGACATTTCAGATGACCCGGATATCAATGATTCACTAAGATTTTTAAGGGAAAGAGAGATTGTACATTCCATGAGGTTCAGAGAAGCTGTAGAAATCCTAAAAGAGGACAAAGGGAAAAAAAAGTTTTTTTAATAAAATTCAAATAGAAAAGGCAACGGAAAAGCTTCCGCTGCCTTTTTGTCATTTACGGTCTGAAGAATATGTCCATCCATCTTCCTGGTAAATCTTCTCTTCTTTCATCAGTTTGCCGAGGGCACGTTTGAACGCTCCCTTGCTTAAACCGAAGTGAAATTGGATATCATCAGGTGGTGTTTTGTCACCATAAGGCATAGCACCGCCACGATTCATTAAATAAGTGAAAATGACATCAGCATCTTCCCCCATTAAATCTTGTTTAAAGGGAAATAAAGAAACGTTTAGCGTTCCATCTTCTTTACTATCAATGACGCGCCCTTCAACTAATTCACCAAGACGAGGCTCCTCCTTGCGTTCACTTTCGTGAATGAAGCAGCGATATCCTTCTTCGGAAACAAAGAAAGACCCAACCATAAGCAAACGATAGACATTTCCCTTAACAGTGGTGTTACGGACTCCTTTTAAAGGAGCTTTTACAGCAATCTCCTGGATTACATCTTCCGTAGCAAGTTTACCAAACAGGCGGTCATTGCGATCTGTCTTAAGGGATACATATAGACGATCACCAACCTCAGGCCATAAACGATCAATATTCGGTAGGTCGTCCAGGGATACAAGTATATCTTTGGAAAGGCCGATGTTCACAAAAACACCAAGTTTCCTTTTCACATTGACAACTTCCGCCCAACCATACTGATCAATCTGAATTTCGGGAATCTTCATTGTGGCTGTTAGCCTTGCTTGTTTATCGTGGTAGATGAACACAGTAACTTCATCACCAAGCTCAAGTTCCGTTCCTTCATTCATTTCACTATGATGAAGTAAGACATCTTCTGAACCATCAGTTAAAAACCATCCGAAATCAGCCTTACGTTCCACTTCTAACTCTACAGCCAAACCGGCCTGAATTTTTTGCATGTATATAAATCCTCCTGTAACTTACCTTTACCTACAATTGTACCCAATTATTTATTTTTCCAACATATTTGAATTTATCATTTTTTTGTTGTTCTGTATACCCATTACGGTTTTTTATTTTTTAACCCTTGTCATCTTCGTGGAATGCATGAGGGACTAGAATCTATCCTTGGTTACCATTGCTGAACAAGGTATGCATAATTACTTCGGATAATTGGCTCGGTTTATATGGTTTAACTAAAAAATCCTTAAATCCCAATGAAATACCCTTTTCCCTTTCATCAAGTACCGTCGATACAAAAACGGGAATCTCATTCAAGTCACAGGATCCTTTTAACTCCCTCAGGATTGCCCAGCCGTCCATTTCTCCCTTCTCAAGAAGGATATCTAGTACTATGACATTCATAATCAGGTATTTCGGTGATATAATTTATTGATTAACTGAAAGGAAAAAGAAAACATACATGACAAAAAAATTGTATTACACGTCCACCATGACTTCCGAATGGGATACCACTATCCAGGAGTCCGTTGAAGAAAATGGCTTTTACTACATCACTCTTGAAGAAACCGCTTTTTATCCAGAAGGGGGCGGCCAGCCTTCAGATACTGGCAAGATAGAAGGAATCACTGTTCTGGATATTATAAAAAGCAATGATGGAAAGATTCTGCATAAGACGGAGAGAAGGCCAGATTCAGAAATCGTTCACTGTGAACTTGATTGGCCCCGCCGCTTCGATCATATGCAACAGCATAGCGGCCAGCATTTACTCTCTGCAGTCTGTGTCGAACTGTTTGACTCGAATACGGTCAGCTTTCATCTTGGAAAGGATTATTTAACGATCGATATAACGTCCGAATTTAAATGGACTGAAGTACATACGGCGGCAGTTGAAAAGCAGGCTAATCAATATATTATTGAGAATCGCGAAATACATGCATATTACGTGACAAAGGAGCAATTACAGACACTTCCTGTCGTTAAAATGCCTACTGTGTCCGAAAATATCCGTATTGTTGAAATAGAAGGGATTGAGTATAACCCTTGCGGCGGAACCCATGTAGCTCGAACCGGTGAGATAGGCTTAATAAAGATTTTCAAAACGGAGAAGCAGAAAGATTATACCCGCCTCTATTTTAAGTGCGGCTTCAGGGCATTGAACGAATTTTCCGAAAGTCTTGGTATTCTTTCAGCCTTATCGAATAAATTCAATACCGGACGTACAGAGATATTGAATAGGGTGGAGAAACTGGAGAATGACTATAAGCAGCTACTATCGGTATATGAAAACTTAAAACTTGAAAATGCAAACTTTCTTGCTGACTCTCTGCTTGCAGAAAATGCAGAGGGATTCATCTCTCATATATTCGAAGATAGCTCAATGAAAGATCTGCTTTACCTTGCAGGTACGATTGTAAAAAAGGAAAAGGTTACTGTATTATTAGCATCACGTAAGGAGCAAAAGGTGATTCTTTCGCACAGTGGGTCCTTCCCCTTACATTGCGGAAAATATTTTAAAGCTGAACTCAGTTCGTATAATGGGAAAGGCGGAGGGAGCGAACAGACTGCACAAGCAGGTTTTGCGTCACAAAATGACCTAATGGCATTTTACCAATACACAGTTGAAAGATTAGGCCAAAATTCAGGTGAATAAAACCTCTGCGATATGGGTGATGCCCATTCGTGAAGAACACAGAATTTATTTTTTTCAGAATTAGAAGAGAGAGGACAAATTGTGCCCTCTCTCTTTTTATACTTCTATCTTTAATTTCCGTAACCCTTGTTCTTCAATATGAATATGATATTTTTCTTCGAGCTCCAGGATACGTTTAAAGGCTTCCTCCTGATTATATTCATGGTTTTGCGATTCTTCGGCAAACTCTTTTCTTGCCAAATGATAGGCAAGCTTATCCCTGAATACTCCTTCTTCATACTCATCTATGACTTCATGAAGTTGATCCTCCAATTCCCTGCTTAAATCATATATTTCGTATTCCTTCAAAAACTGGACTCCTTCCATGCCGAAATCTTTGGCAAAGGAATTGAGATACTGTTCAACCTCACTGAATTCTTTATTATTTTCAGTATCGGAAGCAACCCAATATCCGTACTGAACCATTTTGAATAATGTTTCAAACTGTTTCTTGGTAAAATTGATTTTCATTGTCCATTAACCCCTTTTCCGGTTCCTTACACCAAAAAGAATA
Protein-coding sequences here:
- a CDS encoding alanyl-tRNA editing protein, translating into MTKKLYYTSTMTSEWDTTIQESVEENGFYYITLEETAFYPEGGGQPSDTGKIEGITVLDIIKSNDGKILHKTERRPDSEIVHCELDWPRRFDHMQQHSGQHLLSAVCVELFDSNTVSFHLGKDYLTIDITSEFKWTEVHTAAVEKQANQYIIENREIHAYYVTKEQLQTLPVVKMPTVSENIRIVEIEGIEYNPCGGTHVARTGEIGLIKIFKTEKQKDYTRLYFKCGFRALNEFSESLGILSALSNKFNTGRTEILNRVEKLENDYKQLLSVYENLKLENANFLADSLLAENAEGFISHIFEDSSMKDLLYLAGTIVKKEKVTVLLASRKEQKVILSHSGSFPLHCGKYFKAELSSYNGKGGGSEQTAQAGFASQNDLMAFYQYTVERLGQNSGE